In one window of Haloterrigena salifodinae DNA:
- a CDS encoding APC family permease, which produces MDRDAPAVGEGTNIDDEAPRIEPTIETEAATKTDDAELERTLGLVGGLAIGIGTMIGAGIFVFPGLAAGHAGPAAAGSFAIGAVIALFVALPASELATAMPKSGGGYYFISRGLGTFAGTVVGLSLWLGLVFATAFYLVGFGYYAVDTLAELGIAVGNGLVIPLALLFGAGFTVLNVTGTENAAKLQNGIVALLLSILVCFLGFGGLDALGLVGEPATPERFAPFGAFPVLTTSALVFTSYLGFAQIATVAGEMRDPGRNLPLSMVGSVLIVGALYVVTIFVATSAFGSERLAELGETAMVEVGRHYLGSIGALAIVFGGLLATISSANASILSTSRAVYAVSRDALLPRRASRINLRYGTPHVALGLAGGPILVLVATGQVELLAEVASFLHLVMYGLICVALVSLRRDEPEWYDPDFRTPGYPVVPAVGAVASFGLIGFMQPASQVIGVAVMAVTAGWYFYYARDVTLRGAL; this is translated from the coding sequence ATGGATCGCGACGCGCCGGCAGTCGGCGAGGGGACCAACATCGACGACGAAGCGCCGCGTATCGAACCGACGATCGAAACCGAAGCGGCGACGAAGACCGACGACGCCGAACTCGAGCGGACGCTCGGACTCGTCGGCGGCCTCGCGATCGGTATCGGGACGATGATCGGTGCGGGTATCTTCGTCTTCCCCGGATTGGCGGCGGGACACGCGGGCCCCGCCGCGGCGGGTTCGTTCGCGATCGGCGCGGTGATCGCGCTCTTCGTGGCGCTGCCGGCGTCGGAACTCGCGACGGCGATGCCGAAAAGCGGCGGCGGCTACTACTTCATCTCGCGCGGACTCGGAACGTTCGCCGGGACCGTCGTCGGACTGTCGCTGTGGCTGGGGCTCGTGTTCGCGACGGCGTTCTATCTGGTCGGATTCGGGTATTACGCCGTCGACACGCTCGCGGAGCTCGGAATCGCGGTTGGCAACGGACTGGTGATCCCGCTGGCGCTGCTGTTCGGTGCCGGGTTCACGGTGTTGAACGTCACGGGAACGGAGAACGCAGCGAAGCTCCAGAACGGAATCGTCGCGCTGTTGCTCTCGATTCTGGTGTGCTTTCTGGGCTTCGGCGGGCTCGACGCACTCGGCCTCGTCGGCGAACCGGCTACACCTGAGCGGTTCGCCCCGTTCGGCGCGTTTCCCGTGTTGACGACATCGGCCCTCGTGTTCACCTCCTATCTCGGCTTCGCACAGATCGCGACCGTCGCCGGCGAGATGAGAGACCCCGGCCGGAACCTGCCGCTTTCGATGGTCGGCTCCGTGCTCATCGTCGGGGCCCTGTACGTGGTGACCATCTTCGTCGCGACGAGCGCGTTCGGAAGCGAACGCCTCGCCGAACTCGGCGAAACGGCGATGGTCGAAGTCGGGCGCCACTACCTCGGTTCGATCGGCGCGTTGGCGATCGTCTTCGGCGGCCTGCTCGCGACGATTTCGAGCGCCAACGCCTCGATCCTCAGCACGTCGCGGGCGGTCTACGCCGTTTCGAGGGACGCCTTGCTCCCGCGGCGGGCGAGTCGAATCAACCTCAGGTACGGGACGCCCCACGTCGCGCTCGGGTTGGCCGGCGGACCGATCCTCGTGTTGGTCGCCACCGGACAGGTGGAGCTGCTCGCGGAGGTCGCGTCCTTCCTGCACCTCGTCATGTACGGCCTGATCTGCGTCGCGCTCGTCTCGCTTCGCCGCGACGAGCCCGAGTGGTACGATCCCGACTTCCGGACGCCCGGCTATCCGGTCGTCCCGGCGGTGGGGGCGGTCGCCAGCTTCGGGCTCATCGGATTCATGCAACCCGCTTCGCAGGTCATCGGCGTCGCGGTGATGGCCGTAACCGCCGGCTGGTACTTCTATTACGCGCGCGACGTGACGCTACGGGGGGCACTGTGA
- a CDS encoding universal stress protein, whose amino-acid sequence MVSDVLVPMDGSEMSKYALEYAIDAFPNAEITVLHVVGEPSPMWGRATGLALADDIEEAAREHAETVFEQAREIVADADADVALRTEIEFGHPVRAIVNCADDYETVVIGSHGGSVADRIFVGNVAEKVFRRSPVPVVVVR is encoded by the coding sequence ATGGTCTCAGACGTCCTCGTCCCGATGGACGGATCGGAGATGAGCAAATACGCGCTCGAGTACGCGATCGACGCATTTCCGAACGCCGAGATAACCGTTCTCCACGTCGTCGGTGAGCCGTCTCCGATGTGGGGGCGGGCGACGGGTCTCGCGCTCGCCGACGACATCGAGGAGGCGGCCCGCGAGCACGCGGAGACAGTGTTCGAACAGGCACGCGAGATCGTCGCCGACGCCGACGCCGACGTCGCCCTCCGTACAGAGATCGAATTCGGCCACCCCGTGCGCGCGATCGTCAATTGCGCTGACGACTACGAGACGGTCGTGATCGGCAGCCACGGCGGGAGCGTCGCGGACCGCATCTTCGTCGGCAACGTCGCGGAGAAGGTGTTTCGACGATCCCCGGTACCGGTGGTCGTCGTTCGGTGA
- a CDS encoding universal stress protein, protein MTRVLVPLTVLEGESVSPGLVRLLEPVDVTVLGYHVLPEQTPPDQARLQYGERATDALADLATAFEDGGREADYRLAFTHDRDQTIDRIAAETESRAYVITGAAGSIDRLFVALTGDVAVDRILEFVAELVGDREIDVTLFLATDAEADGRLALEEAVETLSRRGIDAESTLVVSEGPFDAVSGAPFDTLGEAAAEHDAIVVGEHAPSLQSFLLGEEPERIAAESVGPVLVVRPPARDTSSASDSS, encoded by the coding sequence ATGACGCGCGTCCTCGTCCCGCTGACCGTGCTCGAGGGCGAATCGGTTTCGCCCGGACTCGTCCGCCTGCTCGAGCCGGTCGACGTGACCGTCCTCGGCTACCACGTCCTGCCCGAGCAGACGCCGCCGGATCAGGCGCGGCTCCAGTACGGCGAGCGTGCGACCGACGCGCTCGCCGACCTGGCGACGGCGTTCGAGGACGGCGGACGCGAGGCCGACTACCGGCTCGCGTTCACGCACGACCGGGATCAGACGATCGATCGGATCGCCGCCGAAACGGAGTCGCGAGCGTACGTCATCACGGGCGCCGCGGGATCGATCGATCGACTCTTCGTGGCGCTCACCGGCGACGTCGCCGTCGACCGCATCCTCGAGTTCGTCGCCGAACTGGTCGGCGACCGCGAGATCGACGTCACGCTGTTTCTCGCGACCGACGCGGAGGCCGACGGCCGACTGGCGCTCGAGGAGGCCGTCGAAACCCTCTCGAGGCGCGGAATCGACGCGGAGTCGACGCTCGTCGTGAGCGAGGGGCCGTTCGACGCCGTCAGCGGCGCGCCGTTCGACACGCTCGGAGAAGCCGCGGCGGAGCACGACGCGATCGTCGTTGGCGAGCACGCCCCGTCGCTCCAGTCGTTCCTGCTCGGCGAGGAACCCGAGCGGATCGCTGCCGAGTCGGTCGGCCCAGTCCTGGTGGTTCGCCCTCCCGCTCGAGACACGTCGTCGGCGTCGGATTCGTCGTGA
- a CDS encoding inorganic phosphate transporter has product MNAEPLLIVGILTAIFVGYNIGGSTTGPAFGPAVGANVITKVMAAGLMSIFFFIGAYTIGPQVVTTLGEELVTDTSIFTLRSNVAVLFFIGGALFIGNYAGVPASTSMTAVGAISALGLATGELDWSVLGEIVVWWIVAPIIGFWVAGVVGRYFYPRINAWVAIEGSKGGEPMISVDRSSAVPRLQFGADGDRREVTGAFVVIGIGCLMGFSSGTSNIANAIAPIYGTGDVDMVPLILIGSAAVAVGCFTIARRTLDTLGNDITNLPLTAAIVVAVISSTIVVGLSAIGIPASFVVIATMSIVGLGWGRATRTTTLSGVRAGEETRVSVGALTAEEEGEQSPDIGEEEPEDIPKASDLFDPSTTARVILMQNVVPIISTVGAFITFRFVPIFGF; this is encoded by the coding sequence GTGAACGCGGAACCGCTACTTATCGTCGGAATCCTCACTGCGATCTTCGTCGGCTACAACATCGGCGGCTCGACGACGGGGCCGGCGTTCGGTCCGGCCGTCGGCGCGAACGTCATCACGAAGGTGATGGCCGCCGGGCTGATGTCGATCTTCTTCTTTATCGGCGCCTACACCATCGGCCCGCAGGTCGTCACCACGCTCGGCGAGGAACTCGTCACCGACACCTCCATCTTCACGCTGCGCTCGAACGTCGCCGTCCTCTTCTTCATCGGCGGCGCGCTGTTCATCGGCAACTACGCCGGCGTCCCGGCTTCGACGTCGATGACCGCCGTCGGCGCCATCTCAGCGCTCGGACTGGCGACCGGCGAACTCGACTGGTCGGTGCTGGGCGAGATCGTCGTCTGGTGGATCGTCGCACCGATCATCGGCTTCTGGGTGGCCGGCGTCGTCGGCCGCTACTTCTACCCGCGGATCAACGCCTGGGTCGCCATCGAGGGGAGCAAGGGCGGCGAGCCGATGATCTCGGTCGACCGATCGAGCGCCGTGCCGCGGCTCCAGTTCGGGGCCGATGGCGACCGGCGGGAGGTCACCGGCGCGTTCGTCGTCATCGGTATCGGCTGTCTGATGGGCTTTTCCTCGGGCACGAGCAACATCGCTAACGCGATCGCGCCGATCTATGGCACCGGCGACGTCGACATGGTACCGCTGATCCTGATCGGGTCCGCGGCCGTCGCCGTCGGCTGTTTCACCATCGCCCGCCGGACGCTCGACACGCTGGGTAACGACATCACGAACCTGCCGCTGACGGCCGCGATCGTCGTCGCCGTCATCAGTTCGACCATCGTCGTCGGCCTCTCCGCGATCGGCATCCCCGCGAGTTTCGTCGTCATCGCGACGATGAGCATCGTCGGACTAGGCTGGGGTCGGGCGACGCGGACGACGACGCTGTCGGGCGTCAGAGCGGGCGAAGAGACCCGCGTCTCCGTCGGCGCACTCACCGCCGAAGAGGAGGGCGAACAGTCCCCCGATATCGGCGAGGAGGAGCCCGAAGACATCCCGAAGGCGTCGGACCTCTTCGACCCCTCGACGACCGCCCGCGTCATCCTCATGCAAAACGTCGTCCCGATCATTTCGACCGTCGGCGCGTTCATCACGTTCCGGTTCGTACCGATATTCGGCTTCTAG
- a CDS encoding universal stress protein produces the protein MPDTGDHRVLVPVAVLRGEGVPTTIVDAFASIPVVLLGYHEVPEQTSPDQARDQYQRRAARELEERRSVFEAAGCPVTSRLVFTHDRFKTFERVAVEAECDAVLILNPAPVLERFLVAIRSDINVEYKARLVATVLDGTEIDVTLFHVVADERDRHRGDELLATTADALEDAGVDRDRISRSIVVDDSPTEAILEAANEHDAIVAGESRPSVRRYVLRDRAERIARRTADPVLVVRGEYLEPADEEKGDAVAE, from the coding sequence ATGCCTGACACTGGCGATCACCGCGTGCTCGTTCCCGTCGCGGTACTCCGCGGGGAGGGCGTTCCCACGACCATCGTTGACGCGTTCGCGTCGATCCCGGTCGTCTTGCTCGGGTATCACGAAGTCCCCGAACAGACGTCGCCGGATCAGGCGCGCGATCAGTACCAGCGGCGAGCCGCGCGCGAACTCGAAGAGCGTCGGTCGGTGTTCGAAGCCGCCGGCTGTCCCGTCACCTCGCGACTCGTGTTCACGCACGATCGCTTCAAGACGTTCGAACGCGTCGCGGTCGAAGCGGAGTGTGACGCCGTCTTGATTCTCAATCCGGCGCCGGTCCTCGAGCGGTTTCTCGTCGCGATTCGGAGCGACATTAACGTCGAGTACAAGGCGCGACTCGTCGCTACGGTACTGGATGGGACGGAGATCGACGTGACCCTCTTTCACGTCGTCGCGGACGAACGAGACCGGCATCGAGGGGACGAACTGCTCGCGACGACGGCTGACGCGCTCGAGGACGCGGGGGTCGACCGCGATCGGATCTCTCGCTCGATCGTCGTCGACGACTCACCGACGGAGGCGATCCTCGAGGCCGCGAACGAGCACGACGCGATCGTCGCGGGCGAGAGTCGACCGTCGGTCCGTCGGTACGTCCTTCGAGACCGCGCCGAGCGGATCGCGAGGCGAACGGCTGATCCGGTCCTCGTCGTCCGCGGAGAGTACCTCGAACCCGCCGACGAGGAGAAAGGCGACGCTGTAGCCGAGTAA
- the fer gene encoding ferredoxin Fer, with amino-acid sequence MPTVEYLNYEVLDDQGWDMDDDDLFEQAADAGLDDEDYGTLDVAEGEYILEAAEAQGYDWPFSCRAGACANCAAIVFEGEIDMDMQQILSDEEVEEKDVRLTCIGSAETDEVKIVYNAKHLDYLQNRVI; translated from the coding sequence ATGCCCACGGTAGAATACCTCAACTACGAAGTACTGGACGACCAGGGCTGGGACATGGACGACGACGACCTCTTCGAGCAGGCCGCCGACGCCGGCCTCGACGATGAGGACTACGGCACCCTCGACGTCGCCGAGGGCGAGTACATCCTCGAGGCCGCCGAGGCCCAGGGCTACGACTGGCCCTTCTCGTGTCGCGCAGGCGCCTGCGCGAACTGCGCAGCCATCGTCTTCGAGGGCGAGATCGACATGGACATGCAGCAGATCCTCTCGGACGAGGAGGTCGAGGAGAAGGACGTCCGCCTGACCTGCATCGGTTCCGCCGAGACCGACGAGGTCAAGATCGTGTACAACGCCAAGCACCTCGACTACCTGCAGAACCGCGTCATCTAA
- a CDS encoding SLC13 family permease: MTAPVALAQDLATRPELTTDVLVVFGVVAVALALFVTERLPIDVTAILLIVILVVLEPWTGVDPETGISGFANEATITVLAMLILSGGISRTGLVQELGRRMAAFAGDSLRRQLFATVAATAPVSGFLNNTPVVALLVPVVTDVANRGNTSPSKLLIPLSYASQIGGMLTLIGTSTNILASDVSARLGSQHPELHRFSMFEFTQLGIIVVVTGSLYLIFVGHYLLPERVPPRADYLEEYDVGDYIADVAVVPGSPLVGETVGEATDRFGPEIDVIQIVHDEDRSVAPRRSTHLSEGDVLVVRTNRDAITTLEDAEGIELVGRSDSTATLSPDGESGIVTELVVALDSQLIGERLEPESFREEFGAAVLGLRHHGALVGDRIVGRRLDVGDTLLIQAPPDTIDRLSRRDGVIVAREPPRSEYRADKAPVAVAIMIGVVAVAALEIYPILISALAGVVAMVVTGVLEPNELYDAVEWDIIFLLAGVIPLGVALEGSGAAALLAFAVVEAAGVLPTIAVLWVFYVFTALLTNVISNNASVVLLIPVAAAAAAGIGANPFSFVLAVTFAASTAFLGPIGYQTNLFVYGPGGYRFSDYARIGAPLQLLLSVVTVLGIALFWGV, encoded by the coding sequence GTCGATCCCGAGACCGGCATCTCCGGGTTCGCCAACGAGGCGACGATCACGGTGCTGGCGATGCTGATCTTGAGCGGCGGCATCAGCCGAACGGGGCTCGTCCAGGAGCTGGGACGGCGGATGGCGGCCTTCGCGGGCGATAGCCTCCGGAGGCAGCTATTCGCGACCGTCGCCGCGACCGCCCCGGTCTCCGGCTTCCTGAACAACACGCCGGTCGTCGCCCTATTAGTGCCGGTCGTCACCGACGTCGCCAATCGCGGGAACACCTCGCCCTCGAAGCTGCTGATCCCGCTGTCGTACGCCTCACAGATCGGCGGGATGCTCACGCTGATTGGCACCTCGACGAACATCCTCGCGAGCGACGTCAGCGCTCGACTCGGCTCGCAGCACCCGGAACTGCACCGGTTCTCGATGTTCGAATTTACGCAGTTAGGGATCATCGTCGTCGTCACCGGCTCGTTGTATCTGATCTTCGTCGGCCACTACCTCCTGCCCGAGCGCGTCCCGCCGCGGGCGGACTACCTCGAGGAGTACGACGTCGGGGACTACATCGCCGACGTCGCGGTGGTCCCTGGGTCGCCACTCGTGGGGGAGACGGTCGGCGAGGCGACCGACAGGTTCGGCCCCGAGATCGACGTCATACAGATCGTCCACGACGAGGACCGGTCGGTCGCACCCCGGCGGAGCACTCACCTGTCGGAGGGCGACGTCCTCGTCGTCCGCACGAATCGTGACGCGATCACGACCCTCGAGGACGCCGAGGGCATCGAACTCGTCGGTCGGTCGGACTCCACCGCGACGCTGTCTCCCGACGGTGAGTCGGGGATCGTCACGGAACTGGTCGTCGCGCTGGACTCGCAACTGATCGGCGAACGCCTCGAGCCCGAGTCGTTTCGCGAGGAGTTCGGCGCCGCCGTCCTCGGCCTCCGGCATCACGGCGCGCTCGTCGGCGATCGAATCGTCGGCCGCCGGCTCGACGTCGGCGACACGCTGCTCATCCAGGCGCCACCCGACACGATAGATCGACTCTCGCGGCGCGACGGCGTGATCGTCGCACGTGAACCGCCACGGTCCGAGTACCGCGCTGATAAGGCGCCGGTCGCCGTCGCCATCATGATCGGGGTCGTCGCCGTCGCTGCCCTCGAGATTTACCCGATCCTCATCTCCGCGCTCGCGGGCGTGGTCGCCATGGTCGTCACCGGCGTCTTAGAGCCCAACGAACTGTACGACGCCGTCGAGTGGGACATCATTTTCCTGCTGGCCGGCGTGATCCCGTTGGGAGTCGCACTCGAGGGGAGCGGCGCGGCGGCGCTCCTCGCGTTCGCGGTCGTCGAAGCCGCGGGCGTCCTGCCGACGATCGCGGTCCTCTGGGTGTTCTACGTGTTCACGGCGCTGCTGACGAACGTCATCAGTAACAACGCCAGCGTCGTGCTCCTGATTCCCGTCGCGGCCGCTGCGGCGGCGGGCATCGGCGCGAATCCCTTTTCGTTCGTTCTGGCGGTCACCTTCGCCGCGAGCACGGCCTTTCTGGGGCCGATCGGCTACCAGACGAACCTCTTCGTCTACGGACCCGGCGGCTACCGCTTTAGCGACTACGCCCGGATCGGCGCGCCGCTGCAGTTGCTGCTCTCGGTGGTGACCGTGCTCGGGATCGCTCTCTTCTGGGGCGTATGA
- a CDS encoding inorganic phosphate transporter has product MVSVLLLVGILVAVFVGYNIGGATTGPAFGPAVGADAISKTTAGVLMTVFFFVGAWTIGRRVVETLGGDLVYDPGVFTLEASVGVLFFIGVALFIGNFFGVPASTSMTAVGSIAGLGLAAGELNWAVMGEIAIWWIVSPFIGFWVSLIIGRYFYSSLNRKLAMERSTGPLLRIDRSGRVPIPTPSDTTNRRELGGVAMVIVIGCLMAFSSGTSNIANAIAPLVGSGELEMNPAILIGCVAVGIGTVTIARRTLETMGNELTELPLTAAIVTATVSASLVIFLSAIGIPASFVIIATMCIIGLGWGRATRPVTVSEAVRGEESPPVSVGALTADREGEKLPPIGEEEPDRVPSAADLFDPATTARVVLMQNVVPMIATVGAYATFRFVPLFGL; this is encoded by the coding sequence ATGGTGTCCGTGCTGCTGCTCGTGGGGATTCTCGTGGCCGTCTTCGTGGGCTACAACATCGGCGGTGCGACGACGGGACCGGCGTTCGGTCCGGCCGTCGGTGCCGACGCCATCTCGAAGACGACGGCCGGCGTACTGATGACGGTGTTTTTCTTCGTCGGTGCGTGGACGATCGGGCGTCGCGTCGTCGAGACCCTCGGGGGCGACCTCGTCTACGATCCCGGCGTCTTCACGCTCGAGGCGAGCGTCGGCGTCCTCTTTTTCATCGGCGTGGCGCTGTTCATCGGGAACTTCTTCGGCGTTCCCGCCTCGACCTCGATGACGGCGGTCGGTTCGATCGCGGGCCTCGGGCTGGCCGCCGGCGAGCTCAACTGGGCGGTCATGGGCGAGATTGCCATCTGGTGGATCGTCTCCCCGTTCATCGGGTTCTGGGTCTCGCTGATCATCGGTCGCTACTTCTACTCGTCTCTCAATCGAAAGCTCGCGATGGAACGCAGCACCGGCCCGCTCCTCCGAATCGATCGGTCCGGTCGCGTTCCGATCCCGACTCCGAGCGATACCACCAACCGGCGCGAACTGGGCGGCGTGGCGATGGTGATCGTCATCGGCTGCCTGATGGCGTTCAGTTCCGGGACCTCGAACATCGCGAACGCGATCGCCCCGCTCGTCGGCAGCGGCGAACTCGAGATGAATCCCGCTATCCTCATCGGCTGTGTCGCGGTCGGGATCGGGACGGTCACGATCGCACGGCGCACCCTCGAGACGATGGGCAACGAGCTCACGGAGCTGCCGCTGACGGCGGCGATCGTCACGGCGACGGTCAGCGCCTCACTCGTGATCTTCCTCTCCGCGATCGGCATTCCGGCGAGTTTCGTCATCATCGCGACGATGTGCATCATCGGTCTCGGCTGGGGGCGGGCGACGCGACCGGTGACGGTCTCCGAGGCGGTCCGCGGCGAGGAGTCGCCGCCGGTCTCGGTCGGCGCGCTGACCGCGGACCGGGAGGGGGAGAAGTTGCCGCCGATCGGCGAGGAAGAACCCGATCGAGTCCCGAGTGCGGCCGATCTCTTCGATCCGGCGACGACGGCCCGCGTCGTGCTCATGCAGAACGTCGTCCCGATGATCGCGACGGTCGGCGCGTACGCCACGTTTCGGTTCGTTCCCCTCTTCGGACTCTGA